In a genomic window of Erinaceus europaeus chromosome 12, mEriEur2.1, whole genome shotgun sequence:
- the STAT3 gene encoding signal transducer and activator of transcription 3 isoform X1 produces MAQWNQLQQLDTRYLEQLHQLYSDSFPMELRQFLAPWIESQDWAYAASKESHATLVFHNLLGEIDQQYSRFLQESNVLYQHNLRRIKQFLQSRYLEKPMEIARIVARCLWEESRLLQTAATAAQQGGQANHPTAAVITEKQQMLEQHLQDVRKRVQDLEQKMKVVENLQDDFDFNYKTLKSQGDMQDLNGNNQSVTRQKMQQLEQMLTALDQMRRSIVSELAGLLSAMEYVQKTLTDEELADWKRRQQIACIGGPPNICLDRLENWITSLAESQLQTRQQIKKLEELQQKVSYKGDPIVQHRPMLEERIVELFRNLMKSAFVVERQPCMPMHPDRPLVIKTGVQFTTKVRLLVKFPELNYQLKIKVCIDKDSGDVAALRGSRKFNILGTNTKVMNMEESNNGSLSAEFKHLTLREQRCGNGGRANCDASLIVTEELHLITFETEVYHQGLKIDLETHSLPVVVISNICQMPNAWASILWYNMLTNNPKNVNFFTKPPIGTWDQVAEVLSWQFSSTTKRGLSIEQLTTLAEKLLGPGVNYSGCQITWAKFCKENMAGKGFSFWVWLDNIIDLVKKYILALWNEGYIMGFISKERERAILSTKPPGTFLLRFSESSKEGGVTFTWVEKDISGKTQIQSVEPYTKQQLNNMSFAEIIMGYKIMDATNILVSPLVYLYPDIPKEEAFGKYCRPESQEHPEADPGSAAPYLKTKFICVTPTTCSNTIDLPMSPRTLDSLMQFGNNGEGAEPSAGGQFESLTFDMELTSECATSPM; encoded by the exons ATGGCCCAGTGGAATCAGCTTCAACAGCTGGACACCCGGTACCTGGAGCAGCTTCATCAGCTGTACAGTGACAGCTTCCCCATGGAGCTGCGGCAGTTTCTGGCCCCTTGGATTGAGAGTCAAGATTG ggCATATGCAGCCAGCAAAGAATCACATGCCACTTTGGTGTTTCATAATCTCTTGGGTGAGATTGACCAGCAGTATAGCCGCTTCCTACAAGAATCAAATGTTCTCTATCAGCACAATCTCCGAAGAATCAAGCAGTTCCTTCAG AGCAGATACCTCGAGAAGCCAATGGAGATTGCTCGAATTGTGGCCCGGTGCCTGTGGGAAGAGTCCCGTCTCCTCCAAACTGCAGCCACTGCTGCACAG CAAGGAGGCCAAGCCAATCACCCCACAGCAGCAGTGATAACGGAGAAGCAGCAGATGCTAGAGCAGCACCTACAGGATGTTCGGAAGCGAGTTCAG gACCTAGAACAGAAAATGAAAGTAGTAGAAAACCTCCAGGATGACTTCGATTTCAACTATAAAACCCTCAAGAGTCAAGGAG ACATGCAAGATCTAAATGGAAACAACCAGTCAGTGACCAGGCAGAAGATGCAGCAGTTGGAACAGATGCTTACTGCACTGGACCAGATGCGTCGA AGCATCGTGAGTGAGTTGGCGGGGCTTTTGTCAGCTATGGAGTACGTACAGAAAACACTCACAGATGAAGAGCTGGCTGACTGGAAGAGGCGGCAACAGATTGCTTGCATTGGAGGCCCTCCCAACATCTGCCTAGATCGTTTAGAAAACTG GATAACCTCATTAGCAGAATCCCAACTTCAGACACGCCAACAAATTAAGAAACTAGAGGAGCTGCAGCAAAAAGTCTCCTACAAAGGGGACCCCATTGTGCAGCACCGGCCGATGCTAGAGGAGAGAATCGTGGAGTTGTTTAGAAACTTGATGAAAAG CGCCTTCGTGGTGGAGCGGCAGCCCTGCATGCCCATGCATCCGGACCGGCCATTGGTCATCAAGACTGGCGTTCAGTTCACTACTAAAGTCAG gtTACTGGTCAAATTCCCTGAGTTAAATTATCAACTCAAAATTAAAGTGTGTATTGACAA AGACTCTGGGGATGTGGCAGCTCTCAGAGG ATCTCgtaaatttaatattttgggcacaAACACCAAAGTCATGAATATGGAAGAATCCAACAATGGCAGCCTCTCTGCAGAATTCAAACATTTG ACCCTGAGAGAGCAAAGATGCGGGAACGGAGGCCGAGCCAATTGTGAC GCCTCCCTGATTGTGACTGAGGAGCTGCATCTGATTACCTTCGAGACTGAAGTGTATCACCAAGGCCTCAAGATCGACCTAGAG ACCCACTCCTTGCCAGTTGTGGTCATCTCTAACATCTGTCAGATGCCAAATGCCTGGGCGTCAATCCTGTGGTACAACATGCTGACCAACAACCCCAAG AACGTGAACTTTTTCACCAAACCTCCAATTGGGACCTGGGATCAAGTGGCTGAGGTGCTAAGCTGGCAATTCTCCTCCACCACAAAGCGAGGCCTGAGCATCGAGCAGCTGACAACACTGGCAGAGAAACTCTTAG gaccTGGTGTGAACTATTCAGGGTGTCAGATCACATGGGCTAAATTTTGCAAA GAAAACATGGCTGGAAAGGGTTTTTCCTTCTGGGTCTGGCTGGACAATATCATAGACCTTGTGAAAAAGTACATCTTGGCCCTTTGGAACGAAGG GTATATAATGGGCTTTATCAGTAAGGAACGAGAGCGGGCCATCTTGAGCACCAAGCCCCCAGGCACCTTCTTGCTAAGATTCAGTGAGAGCAGCAAAGAAGGAGGCGTCACCTTCACTTGGGTGGAGAAGGACATCAGCG GGAAAACCCAGATCCAGTCGGTGGAACCATATACCAAGCAGCAACTGAACAACATGTCGTTTGCTGAAATCATCATGGGCTATAAGATCATGGATGCTACCAATATCCTGGTGTCTCCACTGGTCTATCTCTACCCTGACATTCCTAAGGAAGAGGCCTTCGGAAAGTACTGTCGGCCAGAGAGCCAGGAGCATCCTGAAGCTGACCCAGGTA
- the STAT3 gene encoding signal transducer and activator of transcription 3 isoform X2 translates to MAQWNQLQQLDTRYLEQLHQLYSDSFPMELRQFLAPWIESQDWAYAASKESHATLVFHNLLGEIDQQYSRFLQESNVLYQHNLRRIKQFLQSRYLEKPMEIARIVARCLWEESRLLQTAATAAQQGGQANHPTAAVITEKQQMLEQHLQDVRKRVQDLEQKMKVVENLQDDFDFNYKTLKSQGDMQDLNGNNQSVTRQKMQQLEQMLTALDQMRRSIVSELAGLLSAMEYVQKTLTDEELADWKRRQQIACIGGPPNICLDRLENWITSLAESQLQTRQQIKKLEELQQKVSYKGDPIVQHRPMLEERIVELFRNLMKSAFVVERQPCMPMHPDRPLVIKTGVQFTTKVRLLVKFPELNYQLKIKVCIDKDSGDVAALRGSRKFNILGTNTKVMNMEESNNGSLSAEFKHLTLREQRCGNGGRANCDASLIVTEELHLITFETEVYHQGLKIDLETHSLPVVVISNICQMPNAWASILWYNMLTNNPKNVNFFTKPPIGTWDQVAEVLSWQFSSTTKRGLSIEQLTTLAEKLLGPGVNYSGCQITWAKFCKENMAGKGFSFWVWLDNIIDLVKKYILALWNEGYIMGFISKERERAILSTKPPGTFLLRFSESSKEGGVTFTWVEKDISGKTQIQSVEPYTKQQLNNMSFAEIIMGYKIMDATNILVSPLVYLYPDIPKEEAFGKYCRPESQEHPEADPGAAPYLKTKFICVTPTTCSNTIDLPMSPRTLDSLMQFGNNGEGAEPSAGGQFESLTFDMELTSECATSPM, encoded by the exons ATGGCCCAGTGGAATCAGCTTCAACAGCTGGACACCCGGTACCTGGAGCAGCTTCATCAGCTGTACAGTGACAGCTTCCCCATGGAGCTGCGGCAGTTTCTGGCCCCTTGGATTGAGAGTCAAGATTG ggCATATGCAGCCAGCAAAGAATCACATGCCACTTTGGTGTTTCATAATCTCTTGGGTGAGATTGACCAGCAGTATAGCCGCTTCCTACAAGAATCAAATGTTCTCTATCAGCACAATCTCCGAAGAATCAAGCAGTTCCTTCAG AGCAGATACCTCGAGAAGCCAATGGAGATTGCTCGAATTGTGGCCCGGTGCCTGTGGGAAGAGTCCCGTCTCCTCCAAACTGCAGCCACTGCTGCACAG CAAGGAGGCCAAGCCAATCACCCCACAGCAGCAGTGATAACGGAGAAGCAGCAGATGCTAGAGCAGCACCTACAGGATGTTCGGAAGCGAGTTCAG gACCTAGAACAGAAAATGAAAGTAGTAGAAAACCTCCAGGATGACTTCGATTTCAACTATAAAACCCTCAAGAGTCAAGGAG ACATGCAAGATCTAAATGGAAACAACCAGTCAGTGACCAGGCAGAAGATGCAGCAGTTGGAACAGATGCTTACTGCACTGGACCAGATGCGTCGA AGCATCGTGAGTGAGTTGGCGGGGCTTTTGTCAGCTATGGAGTACGTACAGAAAACACTCACAGATGAAGAGCTGGCTGACTGGAAGAGGCGGCAACAGATTGCTTGCATTGGAGGCCCTCCCAACATCTGCCTAGATCGTTTAGAAAACTG GATAACCTCATTAGCAGAATCCCAACTTCAGACACGCCAACAAATTAAGAAACTAGAGGAGCTGCAGCAAAAAGTCTCCTACAAAGGGGACCCCATTGTGCAGCACCGGCCGATGCTAGAGGAGAGAATCGTGGAGTTGTTTAGAAACTTGATGAAAAG CGCCTTCGTGGTGGAGCGGCAGCCCTGCATGCCCATGCATCCGGACCGGCCATTGGTCATCAAGACTGGCGTTCAGTTCACTACTAAAGTCAG gtTACTGGTCAAATTCCCTGAGTTAAATTATCAACTCAAAATTAAAGTGTGTATTGACAA AGACTCTGGGGATGTGGCAGCTCTCAGAGG ATCTCgtaaatttaatattttgggcacaAACACCAAAGTCATGAATATGGAAGAATCCAACAATGGCAGCCTCTCTGCAGAATTCAAACATTTG ACCCTGAGAGAGCAAAGATGCGGGAACGGAGGCCGAGCCAATTGTGAC GCCTCCCTGATTGTGACTGAGGAGCTGCATCTGATTACCTTCGAGACTGAAGTGTATCACCAAGGCCTCAAGATCGACCTAGAG ACCCACTCCTTGCCAGTTGTGGTCATCTCTAACATCTGTCAGATGCCAAATGCCTGGGCGTCAATCCTGTGGTACAACATGCTGACCAACAACCCCAAG AACGTGAACTTTTTCACCAAACCTCCAATTGGGACCTGGGATCAAGTGGCTGAGGTGCTAAGCTGGCAATTCTCCTCCACCACAAAGCGAGGCCTGAGCATCGAGCAGCTGACAACACTGGCAGAGAAACTCTTAG gaccTGGTGTGAACTATTCAGGGTGTCAGATCACATGGGCTAAATTTTGCAAA GAAAACATGGCTGGAAAGGGTTTTTCCTTCTGGGTCTGGCTGGACAATATCATAGACCTTGTGAAAAAGTACATCTTGGCCCTTTGGAACGAAGG GTATATAATGGGCTTTATCAGTAAGGAACGAGAGCGGGCCATCTTGAGCACCAAGCCCCCAGGCACCTTCTTGCTAAGATTCAGTGAGAGCAGCAAAGAAGGAGGCGTCACCTTCACTTGGGTGGAGAAGGACATCAGCG GGAAAACCCAGATCCAGTCGGTGGAACCATATACCAAGCAGCAACTGAACAACATGTCGTTTGCTGAAATCATCATGGGCTATAAGATCATGGATGCTACCAATATCCTGGTGTCTCCACTGGTCTATCTCTACCCTGACATTCCTAAGGAAGAGGCCTTCGGAAAGTACTGTCGGCCAGAGAGCCAGGAGCATCCTGAAGCTGACCCAG
- the STAT3 gene encoding signal transducer and activator of transcription 3 isoform X6, whose translation MQPAKNHMPLWCFIISWVRLTSSIAASYKNQMFSISTISEESSKSRLLQTAATAAQQGGQANHPTAAVITEKQQMLEQHLQDVRKRVQDLEQKMKVVENLQDDFDFNYKTLKSQGDMQDLNGNNQSVTRQKMQQLEQMLTALDQMRRSIVSELAGLLSAMEYVQKTLTDEELADWKRRQQIACIGGPPNICLDRLENWITSLAESQLQTRQQIKKLEELQQKVSYKGDPIVQHRPMLEERIVELFRNLMKSAFVVERQPCMPMHPDRPLVIKTGVQFTTKVRLLVKFPELNYQLKIKVCIDKDSGDVAALRGSRKFNILGTNTKVMNMEESNNGSLSAEFKHLTLREQRCGNGGRANCDASLIVTEELHLITFETEVYHQGLKIDLETHSLPVVVISNICQMPNAWASILWYNMLTNNPKNVNFFTKPPIGTWDQVAEVLSWQFSSTTKRGLSIEQLTTLAEKLLGPGVNYSGCQITWAKFCKENMAGKGFSFWVWLDNIIDLVKKYILALWNEGYIMGFISKERERAILSTKPPGTFLLRFSESSKEGGVTFTWVEKDISGKTQIQSVEPYTKQQLNNMSFAEIIMGYKIMDATNILVSPLVYLYPDIPKEEAFGKYCRPESQEHPEADPGSAAPYLKTKFICVTPTTCSNTIDLPMSPRTLDSLMQFGNNGEGAEPSAGGQFESLTFDMELTSECATSPM comes from the exons ATGCAGCCAGCAAAGAATCACATGCCACTTTGGTGTTTCATAATCTCTTGGGTGAGATTGACCAGCAGTATAGCCGCTTCCTACAAGAATCAAATGTTCTCTATCAGCACAATCTCCGAAGAATCAAGCA AGTCCCGTCTCCTCCAAACTGCAGCCACTGCTGCACAG CAAGGAGGCCAAGCCAATCACCCCACAGCAGCAGTGATAACGGAGAAGCAGCAGATGCTAGAGCAGCACCTACAGGATGTTCGGAAGCGAGTTCAG gACCTAGAACAGAAAATGAAAGTAGTAGAAAACCTCCAGGATGACTTCGATTTCAACTATAAAACCCTCAAGAGTCAAGGAG ACATGCAAGATCTAAATGGAAACAACCAGTCAGTGACCAGGCAGAAGATGCAGCAGTTGGAACAGATGCTTACTGCACTGGACCAGATGCGTCGA AGCATCGTGAGTGAGTTGGCGGGGCTTTTGTCAGCTATGGAGTACGTACAGAAAACACTCACAGATGAAGAGCTGGCTGACTGGAAGAGGCGGCAACAGATTGCTTGCATTGGAGGCCCTCCCAACATCTGCCTAGATCGTTTAGAAAACTG GATAACCTCATTAGCAGAATCCCAACTTCAGACACGCCAACAAATTAAGAAACTAGAGGAGCTGCAGCAAAAAGTCTCCTACAAAGGGGACCCCATTGTGCAGCACCGGCCGATGCTAGAGGAGAGAATCGTGGAGTTGTTTAGAAACTTGATGAAAAG CGCCTTCGTGGTGGAGCGGCAGCCCTGCATGCCCATGCATCCGGACCGGCCATTGGTCATCAAGACTGGCGTTCAGTTCACTACTAAAGTCAG gtTACTGGTCAAATTCCCTGAGTTAAATTATCAACTCAAAATTAAAGTGTGTATTGACAA AGACTCTGGGGATGTGGCAGCTCTCAGAGG ATCTCgtaaatttaatattttgggcacaAACACCAAAGTCATGAATATGGAAGAATCCAACAATGGCAGCCTCTCTGCAGAATTCAAACATTTG ACCCTGAGAGAGCAAAGATGCGGGAACGGAGGCCGAGCCAATTGTGAC GCCTCCCTGATTGTGACTGAGGAGCTGCATCTGATTACCTTCGAGACTGAAGTGTATCACCAAGGCCTCAAGATCGACCTAGAG ACCCACTCCTTGCCAGTTGTGGTCATCTCTAACATCTGTCAGATGCCAAATGCCTGGGCGTCAATCCTGTGGTACAACATGCTGACCAACAACCCCAAG AACGTGAACTTTTTCACCAAACCTCCAATTGGGACCTGGGATCAAGTGGCTGAGGTGCTAAGCTGGCAATTCTCCTCCACCACAAAGCGAGGCCTGAGCATCGAGCAGCTGACAACACTGGCAGAGAAACTCTTAG gaccTGGTGTGAACTATTCAGGGTGTCAGATCACATGGGCTAAATTTTGCAAA GAAAACATGGCTGGAAAGGGTTTTTCCTTCTGGGTCTGGCTGGACAATATCATAGACCTTGTGAAAAAGTACATCTTGGCCCTTTGGAACGAAGG GTATATAATGGGCTTTATCAGTAAGGAACGAGAGCGGGCCATCTTGAGCACCAAGCCCCCAGGCACCTTCTTGCTAAGATTCAGTGAGAGCAGCAAAGAAGGAGGCGTCACCTTCACTTGGGTGGAGAAGGACATCAGCG GGAAAACCCAGATCCAGTCGGTGGAACCATATACCAAGCAGCAACTGAACAACATGTCGTTTGCTGAAATCATCATGGGCTATAAGATCATGGATGCTACCAATATCCTGGTGTCTCCACTGGTCTATCTCTACCCTGACATTCCTAAGGAAGAGGCCTTCGGAAAGTACTGTCGGCCAGAGAGCCAGGAGCATCCTGAAGCTGACCCAGGTA
- the STAT3 gene encoding signal transducer and activator of transcription 3 isoform X3 → MAQWNQLQQLDTRYLEQLHQLYSDSFPMELRQFLAPWIESQDWAYAASKESHATLVFHNLLGEIDQQYSRFLQESNVLYQHNLRRIKQFLQSRYLEKPMEIARIVARCLWEESRLLQTAATAAQQGGQANHPTAAVITEKQQMLEQHLQDVRKRVQDLEQKMKVVENLQDDFDFNYKTLKSQGDMQDLNGNNQSVTRQKMQQLEQMLTALDQMRRSIVSELAGLLSAMEYVQKTLTDEELADWKRRQQIACIGGPPNICLDRLENWITSLAESQLQTRQQIKKLEELQQKVSYKGDPIVQHRPMLEERIVELFRNLMKSAFVVERQPCMPMHPDRPLVIKTGVQFTTKVRLLVKFPELNYQLKIKVCIDKDSGDVAALRGSRKFNILGTNTKVMNMEESNNGSLSAEFKHLTLREQRCGNGGRANCDASLIVTEELHLITFETEVYHQGLKIDLETHSLPVVVISNICQMPNAWASILWYNMLTNNPKNVNFFTKPPIGTWDQVAEVLSWQFSSTTKRGLSIEQLTTLAEKLLGPGVNYSGCQITWAKFCKENMAGKGFSFWVWLDNIIDLVKKYILALWNEGYIMGFISKERERAILSTKPPGTFLLRFSESSKEGGVTFTWVEKDISGKTQIQSVEPYTKQQLNNMSFAEIIMGYKIMDATNILVSPLVYLYPDIPKEEAFGKYCRPESQEHPEADPGSAAPYLKTKFICVTPFIDAVWK, encoded by the exons ATGGCCCAGTGGAATCAGCTTCAACAGCTGGACACCCGGTACCTGGAGCAGCTTCATCAGCTGTACAGTGACAGCTTCCCCATGGAGCTGCGGCAGTTTCTGGCCCCTTGGATTGAGAGTCAAGATTG ggCATATGCAGCCAGCAAAGAATCACATGCCACTTTGGTGTTTCATAATCTCTTGGGTGAGATTGACCAGCAGTATAGCCGCTTCCTACAAGAATCAAATGTTCTCTATCAGCACAATCTCCGAAGAATCAAGCAGTTCCTTCAG AGCAGATACCTCGAGAAGCCAATGGAGATTGCTCGAATTGTGGCCCGGTGCCTGTGGGAAGAGTCCCGTCTCCTCCAAACTGCAGCCACTGCTGCACAG CAAGGAGGCCAAGCCAATCACCCCACAGCAGCAGTGATAACGGAGAAGCAGCAGATGCTAGAGCAGCACCTACAGGATGTTCGGAAGCGAGTTCAG gACCTAGAACAGAAAATGAAAGTAGTAGAAAACCTCCAGGATGACTTCGATTTCAACTATAAAACCCTCAAGAGTCAAGGAG ACATGCAAGATCTAAATGGAAACAACCAGTCAGTGACCAGGCAGAAGATGCAGCAGTTGGAACAGATGCTTACTGCACTGGACCAGATGCGTCGA AGCATCGTGAGTGAGTTGGCGGGGCTTTTGTCAGCTATGGAGTACGTACAGAAAACACTCACAGATGAAGAGCTGGCTGACTGGAAGAGGCGGCAACAGATTGCTTGCATTGGAGGCCCTCCCAACATCTGCCTAGATCGTTTAGAAAACTG GATAACCTCATTAGCAGAATCCCAACTTCAGACACGCCAACAAATTAAGAAACTAGAGGAGCTGCAGCAAAAAGTCTCCTACAAAGGGGACCCCATTGTGCAGCACCGGCCGATGCTAGAGGAGAGAATCGTGGAGTTGTTTAGAAACTTGATGAAAAG CGCCTTCGTGGTGGAGCGGCAGCCCTGCATGCCCATGCATCCGGACCGGCCATTGGTCATCAAGACTGGCGTTCAGTTCACTACTAAAGTCAG gtTACTGGTCAAATTCCCTGAGTTAAATTATCAACTCAAAATTAAAGTGTGTATTGACAA AGACTCTGGGGATGTGGCAGCTCTCAGAGG ATCTCgtaaatttaatattttgggcacaAACACCAAAGTCATGAATATGGAAGAATCCAACAATGGCAGCCTCTCTGCAGAATTCAAACATTTG ACCCTGAGAGAGCAAAGATGCGGGAACGGAGGCCGAGCCAATTGTGAC GCCTCCCTGATTGTGACTGAGGAGCTGCATCTGATTACCTTCGAGACTGAAGTGTATCACCAAGGCCTCAAGATCGACCTAGAG ACCCACTCCTTGCCAGTTGTGGTCATCTCTAACATCTGTCAGATGCCAAATGCCTGGGCGTCAATCCTGTGGTACAACATGCTGACCAACAACCCCAAG AACGTGAACTTTTTCACCAAACCTCCAATTGGGACCTGGGATCAAGTGGCTGAGGTGCTAAGCTGGCAATTCTCCTCCACCACAAAGCGAGGCCTGAGCATCGAGCAGCTGACAACACTGGCAGAGAAACTCTTAG gaccTGGTGTGAACTATTCAGGGTGTCAGATCACATGGGCTAAATTTTGCAAA GAAAACATGGCTGGAAAGGGTTTTTCCTTCTGGGTCTGGCTGGACAATATCATAGACCTTGTGAAAAAGTACATCTTGGCCCTTTGGAACGAAGG GTATATAATGGGCTTTATCAGTAAGGAACGAGAGCGGGCCATCTTGAGCACCAAGCCCCCAGGCACCTTCTTGCTAAGATTCAGTGAGAGCAGCAAAGAAGGAGGCGTCACCTTCACTTGGGTGGAGAAGGACATCAGCG GGAAAACCCAGATCCAGTCGGTGGAACCATATACCAAGCAGCAACTGAACAACATGTCGTTTGCTGAAATCATCATGGGCTATAAGATCATGGATGCTACCAATATCCTGGTGTCTCCACTGGTCTATCTCTACCCTGACATTCCTAAGGAAGAGGCCTTCGGAAAGTACTGTCGGCCAGAGAGCCAGGAGCATCCTGAAGCTGACCCAGGTA
- the STAT3 gene encoding signal transducer and activator of transcription 3 isoform X4, translating to MAQWNQLQQLDTRYLEQLHQLYSDSFPMELRQFLAPWIESQDWAYAASKESHATLVFHNLLGEIDQQYSRFLQESNVLYQHNLRRIKQFLQSRYLEKPMEIARIVARCLWEESRLLQTAATAAQQGGQANHPTAAVITEKQQMLEQHLQDVRKRVQDLEQKMKVVENLQDDFDFNYKTLKSQGDMQDLNGNNQSVTRQKMQQLEQMLTALDQMRRSIVSELAGLLSAMEYVQKTLTDEELADWKRRQQIACIGGPPNICLDRLENWITSLAESQLQTRQQIKKLEELQQKVSYKGDPIVQHRPMLEERIVELFRNLMKSAFVVERQPCMPMHPDRPLVIKTGVQFTTKVRLLVKFPELNYQLKIKVCIDKDSGDVAALRGSRKFNILGTNTKVMNMEESNNGSLSAEFKHLTLREQRCGNGGRANCDASLIVTEELHLITFETEVYHQGLKIDLETHSLPVVVISNICQMPNAWASILWYNMLTNNPKNVNFFTKPPIGTWDQVAEVLSWQFSSTTKRGLSIEQLTTLAEKLLGPGVNYSGCQITWAKFCKENMAGKGFSFWVWLDNIIDLVKKYILALWNEGYIMGFISKERERAILSTKPPGTFLLRFSESSKEGGVTFTWVEKDISGKTQIQSVEPYTKQQLNNMSFAEIIMGYKIMDATNILVSPLVYLYPDIPKEEAFGKYCRPESQEHPEADPGAAPYLKTKFICVTPFIDAVWK from the exons ATGGCCCAGTGGAATCAGCTTCAACAGCTGGACACCCGGTACCTGGAGCAGCTTCATCAGCTGTACAGTGACAGCTTCCCCATGGAGCTGCGGCAGTTTCTGGCCCCTTGGATTGAGAGTCAAGATTG ggCATATGCAGCCAGCAAAGAATCACATGCCACTTTGGTGTTTCATAATCTCTTGGGTGAGATTGACCAGCAGTATAGCCGCTTCCTACAAGAATCAAATGTTCTCTATCAGCACAATCTCCGAAGAATCAAGCAGTTCCTTCAG AGCAGATACCTCGAGAAGCCAATGGAGATTGCTCGAATTGTGGCCCGGTGCCTGTGGGAAGAGTCCCGTCTCCTCCAAACTGCAGCCACTGCTGCACAG CAAGGAGGCCAAGCCAATCACCCCACAGCAGCAGTGATAACGGAGAAGCAGCAGATGCTAGAGCAGCACCTACAGGATGTTCGGAAGCGAGTTCAG gACCTAGAACAGAAAATGAAAGTAGTAGAAAACCTCCAGGATGACTTCGATTTCAACTATAAAACCCTCAAGAGTCAAGGAG ACATGCAAGATCTAAATGGAAACAACCAGTCAGTGACCAGGCAGAAGATGCAGCAGTTGGAACAGATGCTTACTGCACTGGACCAGATGCGTCGA AGCATCGTGAGTGAGTTGGCGGGGCTTTTGTCAGCTATGGAGTACGTACAGAAAACACTCACAGATGAAGAGCTGGCTGACTGGAAGAGGCGGCAACAGATTGCTTGCATTGGAGGCCCTCCCAACATCTGCCTAGATCGTTTAGAAAACTG GATAACCTCATTAGCAGAATCCCAACTTCAGACACGCCAACAAATTAAGAAACTAGAGGAGCTGCAGCAAAAAGTCTCCTACAAAGGGGACCCCATTGTGCAGCACCGGCCGATGCTAGAGGAGAGAATCGTGGAGTTGTTTAGAAACTTGATGAAAAG CGCCTTCGTGGTGGAGCGGCAGCCCTGCATGCCCATGCATCCGGACCGGCCATTGGTCATCAAGACTGGCGTTCAGTTCACTACTAAAGTCAG gtTACTGGTCAAATTCCCTGAGTTAAATTATCAACTCAAAATTAAAGTGTGTATTGACAA AGACTCTGGGGATGTGGCAGCTCTCAGAGG ATCTCgtaaatttaatattttgggcacaAACACCAAAGTCATGAATATGGAAGAATCCAACAATGGCAGCCTCTCTGCAGAATTCAAACATTTG ACCCTGAGAGAGCAAAGATGCGGGAACGGAGGCCGAGCCAATTGTGAC GCCTCCCTGATTGTGACTGAGGAGCTGCATCTGATTACCTTCGAGACTGAAGTGTATCACCAAGGCCTCAAGATCGACCTAGAG ACCCACTCCTTGCCAGTTGTGGTCATCTCTAACATCTGTCAGATGCCAAATGCCTGGGCGTCAATCCTGTGGTACAACATGCTGACCAACAACCCCAAG AACGTGAACTTTTTCACCAAACCTCCAATTGGGACCTGGGATCAAGTGGCTGAGGTGCTAAGCTGGCAATTCTCCTCCACCACAAAGCGAGGCCTGAGCATCGAGCAGCTGACAACACTGGCAGAGAAACTCTTAG gaccTGGTGTGAACTATTCAGGGTGTCAGATCACATGGGCTAAATTTTGCAAA GAAAACATGGCTGGAAAGGGTTTTTCCTTCTGGGTCTGGCTGGACAATATCATAGACCTTGTGAAAAAGTACATCTTGGCCCTTTGGAACGAAGG GTATATAATGGGCTTTATCAGTAAGGAACGAGAGCGGGCCATCTTGAGCACCAAGCCCCCAGGCACCTTCTTGCTAAGATTCAGTGAGAGCAGCAAAGAAGGAGGCGTCACCTTCACTTGGGTGGAGAAGGACATCAGCG GGAAAACCCAGATCCAGTCGGTGGAACCATATACCAAGCAGCAACTGAACAACATGTCGTTTGCTGAAATCATCATGGGCTATAAGATCATGGATGCTACCAATATCCTGGTGTCTCCACTGGTCTATCTCTACCCTGACATTCCTAAGGAAGAGGCCTTCGGAAAGTACTGTCGGCCAGAGAGCCAGGAGCATCCTGAAGCTGACCCAG